The Corynebacterium qintianiae genome has a window encoding:
- a CDS encoding VOC family protein: MFTQAPHPDSLIKRNPDDLLPADLSMGAVELLVRDIDTMVRFYHDGVGLEVTEQGGETATLGLNGTEVMTMRREPNLPSPSRRDAGLFHTAVLFPTAELLAASVAAVASKYPRNFTGSADHIYSEAFYFDDPEGNGVELYVDRPRDEWVRDPSGLYALATDPLDPNAFLQDHAPAAPVALSGTLGHVHLQVGNIDTARDFYVKTLGFEVMGELGSALFVSAGGYHHHIALNTWNSLGAGPRAAALGLGRVDIDVPRDEDLSALAARLKDHGLPTRHDGRTLSFEDPWNTLIRVTSAEQN; encoded by the coding sequence ATGTTCACCCAGGCACCCCACCCAGATTCACTAATCAAGCGCAACCCCGACGACCTGCTTCCCGCCGACCTCAGCATGGGCGCAGTCGAGCTGCTCGTGCGGGACATTGACACGATGGTCCGCTTCTACCATGACGGTGTCGGCCTCGAGGTCACGGAGCAGGGCGGAGAGACCGCAACGCTCGGCCTGAACGGCACCGAGGTCATGACCATGCGCCGCGAGCCGAACCTGCCATCCCCGAGCCGCCGTGACGCCGGCCTGTTCCACACCGCCGTGCTCTTCCCGACGGCCGAGCTGCTCGCCGCCTCCGTCGCTGCCGTCGCCTCCAAGTACCCCCGCAACTTCACAGGCAGCGCGGACCACATCTACAGCGAGGCATTCTACTTCGATGACCCTGAGGGCAACGGCGTCGAGCTCTACGTCGACCGCCCGCGCGACGAGTGGGTGCGCGACCCCTCCGGCCTCTATGCACTGGCGACCGACCCGCTCGACCCGAACGCTTTCCTGCAAGATCACGCCCCCGCGGCACCCGTAGCGCTGTCCGGCACCCTCGGCCACGTCCACCTGCAGGTGGGCAACATTGACACGGCGCGCGACTTCTACGTGAAAACCCTCGGGTTCGAGGTCATGGGCGAGCTTGGCTCGGCGCTTTTCGTCTCCGCCGGCGGCTACCACCACCACATCGCACTAAACACCTGGAACAGCCTAGGCGCGGGTCCGCGCGCGGCGGCCCTGGGCCTGGGCCGTGTCGACATCGACGTCCCGCGCGATGAGGACCTCTCCGCGCTCGCCGCCCGTCTGAAAGACCACGGGCTGCCCACACGCCACGACGGCCGGACCCTCTCCTTCGAGGACCCGTGGAACACGCTCATCCGCGTCACGTCTGCCGAGCAGAATTAG
- the mihF gene encoding integration host factor, actinobacterial type, translating to MALPQLTDEQRKEALAKAAEARKQRAELKASLKRGDTNLKDVLDKSDSDEIIGKTKVSALLEAMPKVGKVKAREIMEELEIAQTRRLRGLGDRQRRALLERFGFSED from the coding sequence GTGGCCCTTCCACAGTTGACCGATGAGCAGCGCAAGGAAGCACTCGCCAAGGCGGCAGAGGCACGCAAGCAGCGCGCTGAGCTGAAGGCATCGCTGAAGCGCGGCGACACCAACCTCAAGGATGTTCTGGACAAGTCCGACTCCGACGAGATTATCGGCAAGACCAAGGTCTCCGCACTGCTCGAGGCCATGCCGAAGGTTGGCAAGGTCAAGGCCCGCGAAATCATGGAGGAGCTCGAGATTGCTCAGACCCGCCGCCTGCGCGGCCTGGGCGACCGCCAGCGTCGCGCCCTGCTGGAGCGTTTCGGCTTCTCCGAGGACTAA
- the coaBC gene encoding bifunctional phosphopantothenoylcysteine decarboxylase/phosphopantothenate--cysteine ligase CoaBC, protein MTESRNVVIGVSGGIAAYKACHLIRDFKERGDDVRVVPTPNALNFVGAATFEALSGNPVDTGVFTRVDEVQHVRVGQEADLIVVAPATADVVARIAAGRADDLLTSTILVATCPVVVAPAMHTEMWLNPATQANIRTLRVRGITVLEPAHGRLTGKDTGPGRLLEPVQIAELARTVAETGPLGRGLEGKQVLISAGGTQENIDPVRFIGNRSSGRQGFALAEIAAHKGARVTLVAGDTDELYAPAGADVVRVRSTRDLEVEMNARAVDADVIIMAAAVADFRPASESASKMKKGRDTDALTRIELVENPDVLRGLVDQRRAGETAATIVGFAAETDNVLDNGKAKLKRKGADMLMVNSVAGGAVFGQARNSGWLLGSDGSVREVPDGPKHVVAARIWDAIEAFGLPDPRELAN, encoded by the coding sequence ATGACTGAATCCCGCAACGTGGTAATCGGCGTGTCCGGAGGCATCGCGGCCTACAAGGCGTGCCACCTCATTCGGGACTTCAAAGAGCGCGGCGATGACGTGCGGGTGGTGCCCACGCCTAACGCTTTGAACTTCGTGGGTGCCGCGACGTTCGAGGCGCTTTCGGGCAACCCTGTCGACACGGGCGTGTTTACGCGAGTCGACGAAGTGCAGCACGTGCGCGTTGGTCAGGAGGCCGACCTCATCGTGGTTGCACCCGCCACGGCCGATGTCGTGGCCAGGATAGCGGCCGGGCGTGCCGACGACTTGCTGACGTCCACCATCCTCGTCGCCACGTGCCCGGTCGTTGTCGCCCCGGCAATGCACACGGAGATGTGGCTGAATCCGGCGACGCAGGCGAACATTCGCACGCTCCGGGTACGCGGGATCACCGTCCTCGAGCCCGCGCACGGGAGACTGACGGGCAAGGACACCGGGCCCGGGCGCCTGCTCGAACCGGTGCAAATCGCCGAATTGGCGCGTACGGTCGCGGAGACGGGACCGCTGGGCCGCGGGCTGGAGGGCAAACAGGTGCTCATCAGTGCCGGTGGCACACAGGAGAACATCGACCCCGTCCGCTTCATCGGAAACCGCTCCTCAGGGCGGCAGGGGTTCGCCTTGGCGGAGATCGCGGCCCATAAGGGCGCGCGGGTGACGCTCGTCGCGGGAGACACCGACGAGCTCTACGCCCCGGCGGGCGCGGACGTCGTGCGAGTGCGCTCCACCCGCGACCTCGAGGTGGAGATGAACGCGCGGGCGGTTGACGCCGATGTCATTATCATGGCCGCGGCCGTGGCCGACTTTAGGCCCGCGTCGGAGTCCGCATCCAAGATGAAAAAGGGCAGGGACACCGACGCGCTCACCCGCATCGAGCTGGTGGAGAATCCGGACGTGCTGCGTGGGCTCGTCGATCAGCGGCGGGCGGGTGAGACTGCCGCCACCATCGTCGGATTCGCGGCTGAGACGGACAACGTTCTCGACAACGGCAAGGCGAAGCTCAAGCGCAAGGGGGCCGACATGCTCATGGTGAATTCGGTGGCTGGGGGAGCGGTGTTCGGGCAAGCGCGCAACAGCGGCTGGCTGCTGGGGTCGGATGGGTCGGTGAGGGAAGTTCCGGACGGGCCGAAGCACGTCGTCGCTGCGCGTATCTGGGACGCTATCGAGGCGTTCGGGTTGCCAGACCCCCGAGAGTTGGCAAATTAG
- a CDS encoding glycosyltransferase 87 family protein, translating to METTHDYRSASEPGTSLMPPWGWIFSVVWGIAAGVLWFPRAVGDDWASLWIGGRLVAEGNWEEAYAVSPTDFAYPGSAVWDQIVAEHTSAPFTHPFVHNPGVGVVMSLVSRALSFEASLLAITVLCAFAVPLLAAAAYTFWTSATLRLSVLIAATVFIWLTVPLVISRVVGQTTPIIIASCVAAMALASTRPRVAGLLLAAAAFVKLTPVVLVAGMVALPATRRAGAWAAGVLSALFAAQLVFLPTQFALWAATLASFSDAHLSAPMNATIGSILYAGERTTEGVVVVRDGSALPTVLTTVVVVGGVLALFAWTWRRAGAFPGKVFLALCLLGPMVVSQILWLHYSVALVLPIAGMLAFGIRSRAWPWVVFAAAVSLLLLIRIDFTTNAAPSPVTVLHFVLWIAVVAATAVLRVPRHLDYGLERLS from the coding sequence ATGGAAACCACACACGACTATCGCAGCGCTTCTGAACCGGGTACCTCGCTCATGCCACCGTGGGGATGGATATTCAGCGTTGTCTGGGGCATCGCCGCGGGCGTGCTCTGGTTCCCCAGGGCGGTGGGGGATGACTGGGCCAGCCTCTGGATCGGCGGCCGCCTCGTCGCAGAGGGAAACTGGGAGGAGGCGTACGCCGTCTCGCCGACGGACTTCGCGTACCCGGGGTCCGCGGTGTGGGACCAGATCGTGGCGGAGCACACGTCCGCGCCGTTCACGCACCCGTTCGTGCACAACCCCGGAGTGGGTGTGGTGATGTCGCTGGTCTCTAGGGCACTGTCTTTCGAGGCGTCGTTGCTGGCGATCACCGTACTCTGCGCGTTCGCGGTTCCGCTGCTCGCCGCCGCCGCGTATACGTTCTGGACGTCTGCGACGCTGCGCCTTTCGGTTCTCATCGCCGCAACCGTGTTCATCTGGCTGACCGTCCCGCTCGTGATCTCGCGGGTGGTGGGCCAGACGACACCGATTATCATCGCGTCGTGTGTGGCGGCGATGGCGCTTGCGTCGACTCGGCCTCGGGTAGCGGGGCTTCTCCTCGCCGCGGCCGCGTTTGTCAAGCTCACCCCGGTGGTGCTCGTTGCCGGCATGGTGGCCCTGCCCGCTACGCGCCGTGCGGGTGCGTGGGCTGCCGGGGTTCTCTCCGCGCTCTTTGCGGCCCAGCTTGTGTTCCTGCCTACGCAGTTCGCCCTGTGGGCGGCGACGCTAGCTAGCTTCAGTGACGCCCATTTGTCCGCCCCGATGAATGCGACGATCGGTTCAATCCTCTACGCCGGGGAGAGGACAACCGAGGGGGTGGTCGTAGTTCGGGATGGCTCCGCGCTACCCACGGTGCTGACCACGGTTGTCGTCGTCGGGGGAGTCCTCGCGCTCTTCGCCTGGACGTGGCGCCGGGCCGGTGCGTTCCCCGGGAAGGTATTTCTCGCTCTGTGTTTGCTCGGGCCGATGGTGGTCTCGCAGATCCTGTGGCTGCATTATTCTGTCGCACTCGTGCTGCCGATTGCCGGGATGCTGGCGTTCGGGATCCGCTCGAGGGCGTGGCCGTGGGTGGTGTTCGCTGCCGCTGTGTCACTTCTTCTGTTGATCCGCATCGACTTCACCACTAACGCGGCCCCGAGCCCCGTAACCGTGCTGCATTTCGTGCTATGGATCGCGGTGGTCGCCGCGACGGCCGTGTTACGGGTGCCCCGTCATCTGGATTACGGGCTCGAACGGCTCTCTTAA
- the metK gene encoding methionine adenosyltransferase, with the protein MTALSTFHRLFTSESVTEGHPDKICDAISDAILDDMLAQDPYSRVAVETLVTTGQVHVVGEVRTEAYSNIAKIVRDKLVGIGFTSSEVGFDGRTCGVNIAIGEQSEEIANGVTTSQEVREHASTSDGDQSGAGDQGLMFGYATNETEEFMPLPIATAHRLSRRLTEVRKMGEVVGLRPDGKTQVTFAYDGDTPVHLDTIVISTQHDPEFKRAELEEALRTKVVEWVVEDAGLQRFYTADTTLLVNPSGSFVLGGPMGDAGLTGRKIIVDTYGGMARHGGGAFSGKDPSKVDRSAAYAMRWVAKNIVAAGLADRVEVQVAYAIGRANPVGLYVETFGTAAQGQTDVTIQQAVEKVFDLRPDAIIRELDLLRPIYSQTAAYGHFGRTDIDLPWEKLDKVEELKAAATSRSR; encoded by the coding sequence ATGACTGCCTTGTCTACTTTTCACCGCCTGTTCACCAGCGAGTCCGTGACCGAGGGTCATCCCGACAAGATCTGTGACGCGATTTCTGACGCGATCCTCGACGACATGCTCGCGCAGGACCCTTATTCGCGCGTAGCCGTTGAGACACTGGTCACCACCGGCCAGGTGCACGTCGTGGGGGAGGTGCGCACCGAGGCGTACTCGAACATCGCGAAGATCGTGCGCGACAAGCTCGTCGGCATCGGATTCACCTCCTCCGAGGTGGGTTTCGACGGCCGCACCTGCGGCGTCAACATCGCCATCGGTGAGCAGTCGGAGGAGATCGCCAACGGTGTCACCACGTCGCAGGAGGTCCGGGAGCACGCGTCGACAAGCGATGGTGACCAATCCGGTGCGGGCGACCAGGGGCTGATGTTCGGGTACGCCACGAATGAAACTGAAGAGTTCATGCCGTTGCCGATCGCCACCGCGCACCGCCTGTCGCGCCGCCTGACGGAGGTGCGCAAGATGGGCGAGGTCGTTGGCCTGCGTCCGGACGGCAAGACGCAGGTCACTTTCGCCTACGACGGCGACACCCCGGTGCACCTGGACACGATCGTTATCTCCACCCAGCACGACCCGGAATTCAAGCGTGCCGAGCTCGAGGAGGCGCTGCGCACGAAGGTTGTGGAGTGGGTTGTCGAGGACGCGGGCTTGCAGAGGTTCTACACCGCGGATACCACGCTACTGGTTAACCCCTCTGGCTCCTTCGTCCTCGGTGGGCCCATGGGCGACGCCGGTCTGACAGGCCGCAAGATCATCGTGGACACCTATGGCGGCATGGCCCGCCACGGTGGTGGTGCGTTCTCCGGCAAGGACCCGTCGAAGGTGGACCGCTCCGCGGCCTACGCCATGCGGTGGGTGGCCAAGAACATCGTCGCTGCAGGCCTCGCCGACCGGGTCGAGGTGCAGGTGGCGTACGCCATCGGACGCGCGAACCCCGTCGGTTTGTACGTTGAGACTTTCGGTACTGCTGCGCAAGGCCAGACCGACGTGACCATCCAACAGGCGGTGGAAAAGGTGTTCGACCTGCGCCCGGATGCCATCATCCGCGAGCTCGACCTCCTGCGCCCCATCTACAGCCAAACCGCCGCGTACGGCCACTTCGGCCGCACCGACATCGACCTTCCGTGGGAGAAACTGGACAAGGTCGAGGAGTTGAAGGCGGCCGCTACTTCCCGTTCTCGATAG
- the rpoZ gene encoding DNA-directed RNA polymerase subunit omega: protein MSNISNDLPVDQEAVTADSSDTLVYDTPEGITAPPIDELLSKVSSKYALVIFAAKRARQINSYYQEQDEGVFEFIGPLVTPEAGEKPLSMALREIQAGLLEHEEGQ, encoded by the coding sequence TTGAGCAACATAAGCAACGATCTGCCAGTGGATCAGGAGGCCGTGACCGCGGATTCTTCCGACACCCTGGTCTACGACACCCCGGAGGGCATTACCGCGCCGCCGATCGACGAGCTTCTGAGCAAGGTCTCTTCCAAGTACGCCCTGGTGATCTTCGCGGCAAAGCGTGCGCGGCAAATCAACAGCTACTACCAGGAGCAGGACGAGGGCGTTTTCGAGTTCATCGGTCCCCTGGTGACCCCGGAGGCCGGTGAAAAGCCCCTCTCTATGGCGCTGCGCGAGATCCAGGCCGGGCTCCTGGAGCACGAGGAAGGCCAGTAA
- the gmk gene encoding guanylate kinase encodes MADVTPRGRLVVLAGPSAVGKSTVVHRLRSDVPNLYFSVSMTTRAPRPGEVDGKDYFFVSAEDFQRNIDAGEMLEWADIHGGLQRSGTPAQPVRAALAKGRPVLVEVDLVGARNIKALMPDAETVFLAPPSWEVLVERLTGRGTESADVIERRLATARQELEAQGEFDNVVVNGNVEDAVAAIAGILLRTPNNNDE; translated from the coding sequence GTGGCAGACGTGACACCGCGGGGCCGGCTCGTAGTTCTGGCCGGTCCCTCCGCTGTCGGGAAATCGACGGTTGTCCACCGTCTGCGCTCTGACGTTCCCAACCTCTACTTCTCGGTGTCGATGACAACACGGGCGCCACGCCCGGGTGAGGTCGACGGCAAAGATTACTTCTTTGTCAGCGCCGAGGACTTCCAGCGCAACATTGACGCCGGGGAGATGCTCGAATGGGCGGATATCCACGGTGGCTTGCAACGTTCCGGCACGCCGGCGCAACCCGTCAGGGCCGCTCTCGCTAAAGGGCGACCCGTCCTCGTCGAGGTGGACTTGGTCGGGGCCCGTAACATTAAGGCTCTCATGCCTGATGCGGAGACGGTTTTCCTCGCTCCGCCGTCCTGGGAGGTCCTTGTCGAGCGGCTCACTGGCCGCGGAACCGAGTCTGCCGATGTGATCGAGCGCCGTCTCGCAACCGCACGGCAGGAGTTGGAGGCTCAGGGAGAGTTCGACAATGTCGTGGTCAACGGCAACGTCGAGGACGCAGTAGCGGCAATCGCGGGCATCTTGCTGCGCACACCCAACAACAACGACGAGTAG
- a CDS encoding MarR family winged helix-turn-helix transcriptional regulator, which yields MSNAPQPEEALYLDDQERQTWNALVSVLVRLPAALDAQLQRDSGVSHFEYQVLSILSESPDRTLRMSALARRVESALPRLSQVVSRLEKRGWLSRATDPDDGRYTLATLTDDGMAKVVETAPGHVNTVRRLVFDPLTKTQLRQVRESGRRIVDAIENGK from the coding sequence ATGAGTAACGCCCCGCAGCCCGAGGAAGCCCTCTACCTCGACGACCAGGAGCGGCAGACGTGGAACGCCCTGGTCAGCGTCCTCGTCCGCCTGCCCGCTGCTCTGGATGCCCAGTTGCAGCGGGATTCAGGTGTGAGCCACTTCGAGTACCAGGTTTTGTCTATCCTCTCGGAGAGCCCGGACCGCACCCTGCGGATGAGCGCGCTGGCGCGGCGGGTCGAGTCCGCCTTGCCCCGGCTGTCCCAGGTAGTGAGCAGGCTGGAAAAGCGTGGCTGGCTGTCGCGTGCGACGGATCCGGACGACGGCCGTTACACGTTGGCCACACTCACTGACGACGGCATGGCCAAGGTCGTCGAGACGGCTCCCGGCCACGTCAACACCGTGCGCCGCCTCGTATTCGACCCGCTCACCAAGACGCAGCTTCGGCAGGTTCGGGAGAGCGGGCGCCGGATTGTCGACGCTATCGAGAACGGGAAGTAG
- a CDS encoding primosomal protein N', translated as MTESPAAAVHPVARVLPLLGLAHLDRVFDYLVTEADSSAAVPGVRVRIRFAGRLVDAIVLERRSTSEHEGALRFIERVISAEVVAPQRMRTLVDALSARYAGIRSDIYRAAIPARHAKAEETDTSTPWGELGETAEPDLSAWSTYEYGESFVDAVLGGRLARAAWQVAPGERWAQPVAALAAKVAAGGAGVLIVVPDQRDVEACEAALRVLVGPRQITTLTASQGPQARYSRYLSILHGQGRLVVGTRSAAFAPVTGVKLMVLMHDGDESLVDPRAPYVHAREVLTTRAALEKASLIIGGHSRTAEAQLLVESGWMHELVASRSTLRMRAPLIHAAGDSDFALERDPRAREARMPSVAFQAAAKALERGAPVLFQVPRSGYVQSLACGSCRTPARCRWCNGPMSLPSGGDAAAPTCRWCGRMDAAHVCPACGSRRLRAVVLGTERTAEELGRAFPKHRVRTSWGERIVDEVPRAPAIVVATPGAEPAVAGGGYGAAVLLDTWALLGRPDLRATEETFEKWLAACTLVDAAEHDGEVVVVAEPSLPVVQHLIRWDVPGHAALELGQRRDARFPPAVHVAVVDAPREALEDFFAHAELPAHAEALGPVDLPPGVELPGEWDLHGLGPAQRMLVRSPLVGRAELGLALRAAAASRAARKQEAPLRIQVDPVHIG; from the coding sequence ATGACCGAATCACCCGCAGCTGCCGTTCACCCGGTCGCGCGGGTGCTTCCGCTTCTGGGCCTGGCTCACCTGGACAGGGTGTTCGACTACCTCGTCACCGAAGCTGATTCTTCCGCGGCCGTGCCGGGCGTGAGGGTGCGCATCCGCTTCGCCGGCCGGCTGGTTGACGCCATTGTCCTCGAGCGCCGCTCAACCTCCGAGCACGAGGGTGCGTTGCGTTTCATCGAGCGCGTCATCAGTGCGGAGGTGGTTGCACCGCAGCGCATGCGCACGCTTGTCGACGCCCTCAGCGCGCGCTACGCCGGCATCCGCTCGGACATTTACCGCGCGGCGATCCCGGCGCGGCACGCGAAGGCGGAGGAGACCGACACCAGCACCCCGTGGGGCGAGCTGGGGGAGACTGCGGAACCCGACTTGTCCGCGTGGAGCACATACGAGTACGGCGAGTCTTTCGTCGACGCCGTCCTTGGCGGCAGGCTCGCCCGCGCCGCCTGGCAGGTGGCACCGGGGGAGCGGTGGGCCCAACCCGTGGCGGCGCTGGCGGCCAAAGTCGCGGCCGGCGGCGCTGGCGTGCTGATCGTCGTGCCGGACCAGCGCGATGTCGAGGCGTGCGAGGCGGCGTTGCGGGTTCTGGTGGGCCCGCGGCAGATCACCACGCTCACCGCGTCGCAAGGTCCGCAGGCGCGTTACTCGCGCTACTTGTCCATCCTCCACGGCCAGGGCCGACTCGTCGTCGGCACGCGCTCGGCGGCGTTCGCGCCCGTCACCGGCGTGAAGCTCATGGTGCTCATGCACGACGGCGACGAGTCGCTCGTCGACCCGCGGGCGCCCTACGTCCACGCGCGCGAGGTGTTGACCACGCGCGCCGCGCTCGAAAAGGCGTCGCTGATCATCGGCGGGCACTCGCGCACCGCGGAGGCTCAGCTGCTCGTCGAATCCGGGTGGATGCACGAGCTGGTGGCGTCGAGAAGCACGCTGCGCATGCGCGCCCCGTTGATCCACGCCGCCGGCGACTCGGACTTCGCCCTGGAGCGCGACCCCCGCGCGCGTGAGGCCCGGATGCCGTCGGTGGCGTTCCAGGCGGCCGCGAAAGCACTGGAGCGCGGCGCGCCCGTGCTTTTCCAGGTGCCGCGCTCCGGGTACGTGCAGTCTCTGGCCTGCGGGTCGTGCCGGACTCCGGCGCGGTGCCGCTGGTGCAACGGGCCGATGAGCCTGCCCTCGGGGGGAGACGCCGCCGCGCCGACGTGCCGCTGGTGCGGGCGCATGGACGCAGCGCACGTGTGTCCGGCGTGCGGCTCGCGGAGGCTGCGCGCGGTGGTGCTCGGCACGGAGCGCACTGCCGAGGAGCTGGGCCGGGCCTTTCCGAAGCACCGCGTGCGCACATCGTGGGGAGAACGGATCGTGGATGAGGTGCCGCGCGCCCCAGCCATCGTCGTTGCTACACCCGGTGCCGAACCGGCCGTCGCCGGCGGCGGGTACGGCGCTGCCGTGCTGCTGGACACGTGGGCGCTGCTCGGTCGGCCCGACCTGCGCGCAACGGAGGAGACCTTCGAGAAGTGGCTTGCGGCGTGCACGCTCGTCGACGCCGCCGAACACGACGGGGAAGTCGTCGTCGTCGCGGAACCGTCGCTGCCGGTGGTGCAGCACCTCATCCGGTGGGACGTGCCAGGCCATGCCGCCCTCGAGCTGGGCCAGCGCAGGGACGCCCGCTTCCCGCCCGCGGTCCACGTCGCCGTCGTGGACGCGCCCCGCGAGGCCCTCGAGGACTTCTTCGCCCACGCCGAGCTCCCCGCCCACGCCGAGGCCCTCGGCCCCGTCGACCTCCCGCCGGGCGTGGAGCTACCGGGGGAGTGGGACCTGCACGGGCTCGGACCAGCGCAGCGCATGCTGGTGCGCAGCCCGCTCGTCGGACGCGCAGAGCTGGGGCTTGCCTTGCGCGCGGCCGCCGCTAGCCGGGCAGCGCGCAAGCAAGAAGCCCCGCTGCGCATCCAGGTCGATCCCGTGCACATCGGTTAA
- the pyrF gene encoding orotidine-5'-phosphate decarboxylase: MGFGQKLVSAGERLGRLCVGIDPHAALLEKWGLGDNVAGLREFSRICVDAFAGHVALVKPQVAFFERFGSAGFVVLEETLAALRESGTLVVADAKRGDIGSTMEGYARAWLGAGSPLEADAVTLTPYLGVGSLDPAIALAEETGKGVFVMAANSNPEAEAFQTQAIDGVTIAQQMVDACTAYNRGETVGNVGVVVGATVAAPPALTELNAPVLMPGVGAQGATLDDVARIAGAQIHLVFPNVSRSVLASGPDVGELRKRATELAKP; this comes from the coding sequence ATGGGTTTCGGGCAGAAGCTTGTCAGCGCAGGGGAGCGCCTCGGGCGCCTCTGCGTTGGTATCGACCCCCACGCAGCTCTGTTGGAGAAGTGGGGATTGGGTGACAACGTTGCGGGTCTGCGCGAGTTCTCGCGTATTTGCGTGGACGCATTCGCGGGCCATGTCGCGCTGGTCAAACCGCAGGTCGCGTTCTTCGAGCGCTTCGGTTCGGCAGGATTCGTCGTGCTGGAGGAGACCCTGGCTGCGCTGCGCGAGTCGGGGACCCTAGTGGTGGCCGACGCCAAACGCGGTGACATCGGTTCGACGATGGAGGGCTACGCCCGCGCCTGGCTCGGTGCTGGCTCGCCGCTGGAGGCGGACGCCGTGACCCTCACCCCGTACCTCGGGGTTGGATCCTTGGATCCCGCGATCGCACTCGCGGAGGAGACGGGTAAGGGCGTGTTCGTCATGGCCGCGAACTCTAACCCGGAAGCCGAGGCGTTCCAGACGCAGGCGATCGACGGCGTCACAATCGCCCAGCAGATGGTTGACGCCTGCACGGCGTACAACAGGGGAGAAACCGTCGGTAACGTCGGTGTCGTCGTGGGGGCGACCGTCGCCGCCCCTCCTGCGTTGACCGAGCTCAACGCTCCGGTGCTTATGCCCGGCGTCGGGGCCCAGGGAGCGACGCTTGACGACGTCGCCCGCATCGCCGGCGCCCAGATCCACCTGGTTTTCCCGAACGTGTCCCGTTCCGTGCTGGCCTCTGGCCCGGATGTCGGTGAGCTGCGTAAACGCGCAACCGAGCTGGCGAAACCCTGA